Proteins encoded in a region of the Rutidosis leptorrhynchoides isolate AG116_Rl617_1_P2 chromosome 9, CSIRO_AGI_Rlap_v1, whole genome shotgun sequence genome:
- the LOC139867385 gene encoding histone-lysine N-methyltransferase ATX2-like, which translates to MIKVWWPLDKMYYKGVVSSYDSITDRYEVLYLDGYEELLDLRHEKWIILDNLINDPFETPDVSFASKKRVAKHFRGKKTPKKWKRDLVGCTIKVWWPLDKKYYKGVVSSYDGITDRYEVLYADGDEEMLNLHHEKWMIHDNPKIYPLQFQTPDVSSDLKSIEDVERNPIEEMSGNETD; encoded by the exons ATGATAAAAGTTTGGTGGCCGTTGGATAAAAT GTACTATAAAGGTGTCGTTTCATCTTATGACAGTATAACTGACAGATACGAG GTTCTATATCTTGATGGTTATGAAGAGCTGCTAGATTTGCGTCATGAAAAGTGGATAATACTTGATAATCTGATAAATGACCCTTTTGAGACACCAGACGTTTCATTTGCATCAAAGAAACGTGTTGCTAAACATTTTCGTGGCAAG AAAACACCGAAGAAATGGAAGCGAGATTTGGTGGGATGCACGATAAAAGTTTGGTGGCCGTTGGATAAAAA GTACTATAAAGGTGTTGTTTCCTCTTATGACGGTATAACTGACAGATACGAG GTTCTGTATGCTGATGGTGATGAAGAGATGCTAAATTTGCATCATGAGAAATGGATGATACATGATAATCCGAAGATTTACCCGCTTCAATTTCAGACACCAGACGTTTCTTCTGATTTGAAATCAATCGAAGATGTTGAGCGAAACCCGATTGAAGAAATGTCTGGAAATGAGACCGACTGA
- the LOC139866847 gene encoding small ribosomal subunit protein eS12-like → MAGEEAVVPVEVAAPAPALGEPMDTMTALQLVLRKSLAHGGLVRGLHEAAKVIEKHAAQLCVLAEDCNQPDYQKLVKALCADHNVNLITVPSAKTLGEWAGLCKIDSEGKARKVVGCSCLVVKDYGEESEGLHIVQEYVKSH, encoded by the exons ATGGCTGG TGAAGAGGCTGTTGTTCCAGTTGAGGTAGCTGCACCTGCACCTGCTCTTGGTGAGCCAATGGACACCATGACTGCATTGCAGCTCGTGTTAAGAAAATCACTAGCTCATGGTGGTCTTGTTCGAGGACTTCATGAGGCTGCGAAGGTGATTGAGAAGCATGCTGCTCAACTTTGTGTATTGGCTGAGGATTGTAACCAACCAGACTACCAAAAATTGGTCAAAGCACTTTGTGCTGACCACAATGTTAACTTGATTACCGTTCCCAGTGCAAAGACTCTTGGCGAGTGGGCTGGT TTGTGCAAGATTGATTCAGAGGGCAAGGCGAGGAAAGTAGTTGGTTGCTCATGCCTAGTTGTGAAG GACTATGGAGAGGAAAGCGAAGGTCTTCACATTGTTCAGGAGTATGTCAAATCTCATTGA
- the LOC139867870 gene encoding sister chromatid cohesion protein PDS5 homolog D-like encodes MDHKCQAIELEKQLTEAGQQLSFPPSSIKHLLDLLDKTERLLTCVVQLPSVSMQGALAPSMGTLIGDELIKHSDTNVRVSVASCLSEIARITAPEPSYNDEIMKEIFQLNVMAFGELSNMSGHNYHKAIRILECVAKVNSFLLMLDLDCDDMVLAMFKQFLSKIRSNHPRRVYSDMETIMTLVIKESDKISTELLSFLILHVKKENQNVSPVSWKLAEKVLMNCVDALKPYSETITKLMKSDPDSYAEVVTLICQNANGNEHVVTKWTKRRIISLENGGSTEKQKYIESDRLNGKELETPKKGRPKNTEKPKKLKQDLVGSTIKVWWPLDNMYYKGVVSSYDSITDRYEVLYADGNEELLDLHHEKWIILDNLKK; translated from the exons ATGGATCATAAATGTCAAGCAATTGAGTTGGAAAAACAGCTTACAGAAGCTGGCCAACAGCTTTCATTTCCCCCTTCTTCAATCAAACACCTTTTAGACCTTCTTGAT AAAACCGAGCGACTTTTGACTTGTGTGGTTCAGTTGCCATCTGTATCAATGCAAGGTGCACTCGCTCCTTCGATGGGGACATTAATCGGTGATGAATTAATTAAACATTCAGATACGAATGTTCGAGTATCAGTTGCATCTTGTCTTTCTGAAATTGCGCGAATAACCGCACCAGAACCATCTTATAACGATGAAATTATGAAG GAAATATTCCAGCTAAATGTGATGGCTTTTGGTGAATTATCGAATATGAGCGGACACAATTATCATAAAGCCATTCGCATTCTCGAGTGTGTTGCTAAAGTTAATTCATTCTTATTGATGCTAGACCTAGACTGTGATGATATGGTCCTTGCTATGTTCAAGCAATTTTTAAGTAAAATTAG GTCAAATCACCCTCGCAGAGTATACTCAGACATGGAAACTATCATGACTTTAGTTATTAAAGAAAGTGataaaatatcaaccgagcttctATCGTTTCTAATTTTGCATGTCAAAAAAGAAAATCAG AATGTTTCGCCCGTTTCTTGGAAATTGGCAGAGAAGGTCCTGATGAATTGTGTTGATGCACTCAAACCCTACTCTGAAACAATAACGAAACTCATGAAATCTGATCCTGATAGTTATGCTGAAGTAGTCACACTTATATGTCAAAATGCCAATGGAAATGAACACGTG GTAACAAAGTGGACAAAGAGGCGCATTATTAGTTTGGAGAATGGGGGATCTACAGAGAAGCAAAAGTATATCGAGAGTGATCGGTTAAACGGAAAAGAACTAGAAACTCCGAAAAAGGGTCGGCCTAAGAACACG GAAAAACCGAAGAAATTGAAGCAAGATTTGGTGGGATCCACGATAAAAGTTTGGTGGCCGTTGGATAACAT GTACTATAAAGGTGTTGTTTCATCCTATGATAGTATAACTGACAGATACGAG GTTCTATATGCTGATGGTAATGAAGAGCTGCTAGATTTGCATCATGAAAAGTGGATAATACTTGATAATCTGAAAAAATGA